The Atribacteraceae bacterium genome includes the window CGGGACGATAGTCACGCAATGCAGCAGGGGCTGCAAGTTCACGGTGAACGATGATACCGGAGTCCTGTTTGTGCAGATGATCGAGGAAGCCTGGGAGAAACCGCTGCCTCCCAGCGTCGGAAAAACCGTGGAATTGAGAGGTGTCTTTCAACTAAACCCCCGGCCGCATATAAATGTGTTGGAAGCGGAGAAGGTGCGAGTGCGGTAAGCTCACAGGGGCGAAGCGGCGCCGGGTCGTTTTCCGCCTGTCACCCCTCCTGGTCCGGACATTGAAGAGCGCGTAAATTCGCCTGGCAAAAGGAGGTCAATGAAAAATGGTCTCAAATCTCAAAAAAACGGTGGCGGTGGCGGCGATACTGGTGGTCGCCTTAGCCGGGGCTATGACCATGAACTGGCTCGCGCCCGCAGAGCAAGGAGAAAATAGTCCGATAGAGGCAATCGTCAGTCTTCCTCCTCCCAGTCATACCGGGGAACTGTCGGTGGAAGAGGCGATCTTCCGGCGCCGCTCCATCCGTCGTTTCACGGAGGAGCCGATGACCCTGCCGGAAGTATCACAGCTCCTGTGGTCGGCGGGAGGCAAAACGATCGACGGAGTGACCGGAGCGACGCGGGCCTTCCCGTCCGCCGGCGGGCTGTACCCCTTCGAGATCTATCTGGTAGCCGGAAACGTAACCGATTTACCTGACGGGGTCTACCGGTTCGATTGGCGGGAACACTCCCTGGAGCTGATCAGGGAAGGGGATTTCCGCGAAGAACTTATGGTGGCCTCGCTGAGGCAAAGGTTTGTGCACCAGGCGCCGGTGAATATCGTTTGGGTCGGTGATTTAGCCAAAATCCAAAGACGTTA containing:
- a CDS encoding SagB/ThcOx family dehydrogenase; amino-acid sequence: MVSNLKKTVAVAAILVVALAGAMTMNWLAPAEQGENSPIEAIVSLPPPSHTGELSVEEAIFRRRSIRRFTEEPMTLPEVSQLLWSAGGKTIDGVTGATRAFPSAGGLYPFEIYLVAGNVTDLPDGVYRFDWREHSLELIREGDFREELMVASLRQRFVHQAPVNIVWVGDLAKIQRR